A region of Acidobacteriota bacterium DNA encodes the following proteins:
- a CDS encoding aspartate kinase yields the protein MSKQAVLVKKYGGTSVGSPQRIRKVAADLAGDHQRGLSQVVVVSAMARTTDRLLALAREVSNRPHPRELDMLLATGEQVSIALLAMAMHERGVEAVSLTGAQCGIVTDGNFSRARIRAIRTDRIEERLRAGHVVFVAGFQGVTDSDEITTLGRGGSDTTATALAAALGASRCQIFTDVEGVFTADPRIVPEARLLPFISYSEMLEYAASGSKVLHPRCVEIANRHQVPLQVLSSFAGSGQGAAGQGTTVVKEDQVEKVSVTGVTYESDIARVALTRVRDFPGVAALISERLAQAGINIRLIIQGLRHDQSNDVSLVVDRDSADRALQVLQEAAPQVGAEKVEVDREAGVVAIIGSGVASVPGVAATFFRALADEGINIELISSSEVRIACIIRAADLKAAVRSVHHAFKLDQVERRLRRPPAEDGQEEQAP from the coding sequence ATGTCCAAGCAAGCCGTGCTGGTCAAGAAATACGGAGGCACCTCGGTCGGGTCGCCTCAGCGCATCCGCAAGGTTGCCGCCGACTTGGCAGGCGATCACCAGCGGGGGCTCTCCCAGGTGGTGGTGGTGTCGGCCATGGCCCGCACCACCGACCGCCTGCTGGCTCTGGCCCGCGAGGTGAGCAACCGTCCCCATCCCCGCGAACTCGACATGCTGCTGGCCACGGGAGAACAAGTGTCGATCGCTTTGCTGGCCATGGCCATGCACGAGCGCGGGGTGGAAGCGGTCTCGCTGACCGGAGCCCAGTGCGGGATCGTGACCGACGGCAACTTCTCGCGGGCCCGAATACGGGCCATCCGCACCGACCGCATCGAGGAGCGCCTGAGGGCCGGCCATGTGGTCTTCGTGGCCGGCTTTCAAGGGGTCACCGACAGCGACGAGATCACAACCCTGGGCCGAGGCGGATCGGACACCACGGCCACCGCACTGGCCGCCGCCCTGGGAGCTTCCCGCTGCCAGATCTTCACTGACGTGGAAGGCGTTTTCACGGCCGACCCGCGCATCGTTCCCGAGGCCCGCCTCTTGCCCTTCATCAGCTATTCGGAGATGCTTGAATACGCCGCCTCGGGATCCAAGGTGCTGCACCCTCGCTGCGTCGAGATCGCCAACCGGCATCAGGTCCCCCTGCAGGTGCTTTCCAGCTTCGCCGGCAGCGGCCAAGGGGCAGCCGGGCAAGGCACCACCGTCGTCAAGGAGGACCAAGTGGAAAAGGTTTCCGTTACCGGGGTCACCTACGAGTCGGACATTGCCCGAGTCGCCCTGACCCGGGTTCGCGATTTTCCCGGCGTGGCCGCCCTCATCTCGGAAAGGCTGGCCCAAGCCGGCATCAACATCCGCCTCATCATCCAGGGCCTGCGCCACGATCAGAGCAACGACGTCTCGCTGGTGGTCGACCGGGACAGCGCCGACCGGGCGCTGCAAGTCCTGCAAGAAGCGGCGCCCCAGGTCGGGGCCGAAAAAGTCGAAGTCGACCGCGAGGCGGGAGTGGTGGCCATAATCGGCTCGGGAGTGGCCTCGGTTCCGGGTGTGGCCGCCACCTTCTTCAGGGCTTTGGCCGATGAAGGCATCAACATCGAGTTGATCAGCAGTTCCGAGGTGCGCATCGCCTGCATCATCCGCGCCGCCGACCTCAAGGCTGCCGTGCGCAGCGTCCACCACGCCTTCAAACTCGACCAAGTGGAACGACGCTTGCGCCGCCCTCCGGCAGAGGACGGCCAAGAGGAGCAGGCGCCATGA
- a CDS encoding TonB-dependent receptor, with protein MKVFKLASRTLLVAAALALIASVPLFAQGSSITGKVTDTSGGVIPGAEVTVTNVATGDSRTVVTSDNGIFRVSNLRPARYVAKAVITGFKTTTSQPFDVSVGQVAHVDLRLEVGEISEEVIVTGAAATIELEQGRVSTLVDQEKVVNLPLNGRNVMQLVQLSPGSVNAAATISEPGAANATQDVTTSVNGGRVNMNGFWMDGISSKQLSGGMASQPSVDSVQEFRVETLNFSAEYGASIGSVVNVVTKGGTNSFHGSVFEFHRNDNADAREFFDIGDPGDPTGGKPEFKQNQFGGTFGGPIIEDKTFFFFSYEGIRIRTGDSTLTTFEAPAWTNFVQSNGAPVAQFLYSNYAVGNIQVNPTTVGQYLLGTGYINNATQGEVDAALNGLFGVAPGTLGVNDVMTGDVSIFTPQATDGDQFTLRGDHDLNDDNKIFARYFLDDQGGVVVDPRPAFNSPQTIRTHHGVISWTSIISPTMVNEAKVGFNRTINDILAGTPGVPLVAEGGTGTATFGAYNGYPQIFHENTFSWSDTLSINSGRHGIKTGITVRRNQENSEFNVGRPSYYFFDLVQIALDTPYYQIGGVNPNLPEVGGNGQAELASNFRAWRGTEIGVFFNDDFKVRPNLTLNLGVRWDWFGRLVEDQNRTTQFDLSQGSDIFERVVLGGFATAEKLSGDDYNNFAPRIGLAWDPFGDGKTSIRAGYGIAYNGAVYNPLANSRWNPPFYSFNLICAPDVCGRPNENILYGPQDGSAVTPTGPNNNIGAGLFEGNIIAYDPTNANTQFLSGIPNPNTRDPYTQSFFLGIQREIAKDTSFEINYVGTLGRKLIKAEFFNRFTGDRLGAPSPVNGDFAGDTGLNRLNPGFGRLRFWENSVNSNYHALQLQIDRRFSDGFAFNANYTFSKSLDTRSTWHSGATSSNFNADGFALDINNFALDYGRSIFDARHRFVSNFIYETPWFRDSGGLRRAVLGGWQVNGVVTLQSGQPFTPHYSTSRPAGGDFNADGENNDRTNVPSFGNSVEFDQDDWKSGPVFNVGDFPLPTLGTNGDLGRNTFQGPGFANVDFSLFKEFSLDRLLTEESRLELRFEFFNIFNRANFLQPEPRLNSLLFGSVTDTFDAREIQFGLKVVF; from the coding sequence ATGAAAGTTTTCAAACTCGCAAGTCGTACGCTGTTAGTGGCGGCTGCGCTGGCCCTGATTGCTTCGGTCCCTCTTTTTGCCCAGGGTTCGAGCATCACGGGCAAGGTGACCGATACCAGCGGGGGCGTGATTCCCGGAGCTGAGGTCACCGTCACCAATGTGGCCACGGGCGATTCCCGTACCGTGGTGACCAGCGATAACGGCATCTTCCGCGTCAGCAACCTGCGCCCGGCGCGCTACGTCGCCAAAGCGGTGATCACCGGCTTTAAGACCACCACCAGCCAGCCTTTCGACGTCAGCGTCGGACAGGTGGCCCACGTCGACCTCAGACTTGAGGTGGGCGAAATCAGCGAAGAGGTGATCGTCACCGGAGCGGCCGCCACCATCGAACTGGAGCAGGGCCGGGTTTCGACCCTGGTCGACCAGGAAAAAGTGGTCAACCTGCCGCTCAACGGGCGCAACGTCATGCAACTGGTGCAGTTGTCGCCGGGCTCGGTCAACGCTGCGGCCACCATTTCGGAGCCGGGGGCGGCCAACGCCACTCAGGACGTGACCACCTCGGTCAACGGCGGACGCGTCAACATGAACGGCTTCTGGATGGACGGCATCAGTTCCAAGCAGCTTTCCGGCGGCATGGCCTCTCAGCCCTCAGTCGACTCGGTACAGGAATTCCGCGTCGAGACGCTCAACTTTTCGGCCGAATACGGCGCTTCCATCGGCTCGGTGGTCAATGTCGTGACCAAGGGCGGAACCAATAGCTTTCACGGTTCCGTTTTCGAGTTCCACCGCAACGACAACGCCGATGCCCGCGAGTTCTTCGATATCGGGGATCCGGGCGACCCCACCGGAGGAAAGCCGGAGTTCAAGCAGAACCAGTTCGGCGGCACCTTCGGCGGACCCATCATCGAGGACAAGACGTTCTTCTTTTTCTCTTATGAGGGAATCCGCATCCGCACCGGCGACTCCACGCTGACCACTTTCGAAGCTCCAGCCTGGACCAACTTCGTGCAAAGCAACGGCGCTCCGGTCGCTCAGTTTCTCTATTCCAACTACGCCGTGGGCAACATTCAGGTCAATCCCACCACCGTGGGCCAGTACCTGTTGGGTACCGGATACATCAACAACGCCACCCAAGGCGAAGTGGATGCCGCCCTCAACGGCCTCTTCGGCGTGGCCCCCGGGACCCTGGGCGTCAACGACGTGATGACGGGCGATGTCTCCATTTTCACGCCCCAGGCCACTGACGGCGATCAGTTCACTCTGCGCGGCGATCATGACCTTAACGACGACAACAAGATCTTCGCCCGCTACTTCCTGGACGACCAGGGCGGCGTGGTGGTCGATCCGCGCCCGGCTTTCAACTCGCCTCAGACCATCCGCACCCATCACGGCGTGATCAGTTGGACGTCGATCATTTCGCCCACCATGGTCAACGAGGCCAAAGTCGGCTTCAACCGCACCATCAACGACATCCTGGCGGGAACGCCGGGCGTGCCGCTGGTGGCGGAAGGCGGAACCGGCACGGCCACCTTCGGGGCCTACAACGGCTATCCCCAAATCTTCCACGAGAACACTTTCTCCTGGTCCGACACCCTGTCCATCAACAGCGGGCGTCACGGCATCAAGACAGGAATCACCGTCCGCCGCAATCAGGAGAACTCCGAGTTCAACGTGGGGCGTCCCAGCTACTACTTCTTTGACCTGGTGCAGATCGCCCTCGACACTCCCTACTACCAGATCGGCGGCGTCAACCCCAACCTGCCCGAAGTGGGCGGCAACGGACAAGCCGAACTGGCTTCCAACTTCCGCGCCTGGAGGGGAACGGAAATCGGGGTCTTCTTCAACGATGACTTCAAAGTCCGTCCCAACCTGACCCTCAACCTGGGCGTGCGCTGGGATTGGTTCGGCCGCCTGGTGGAAGACCAGAACCGCACCACTCAGTTCGACCTCTCCCAGGGCAGCGACATCTTCGAGCGCGTGGTCTTGGGCGGCTTCGCCACCGCCGAGAAGCTCTCCGGCGACGACTACAACAACTTCGCGCCGCGCATCGGCCTGGCCTGGGACCCCTTCGGGGATGGGAAGACCTCCATCCGCGCCGGCTACGGAATCGCCTACAACGGCGCCGTCTACAACCCGTTGGCCAACTCGCGCTGGAATCCGCCTTTCTATTCCTTCAACCTGATCTGCGCTCCCGACGTCTGCGGACGTCCCAACGAGAACATTCTCTACGGGCCGCAGGACGGATCGGCGGTCACGCCCACCGGACCTAACAACAACATCGGCGCCGGCCTCTTCGAAGGCAACATCATCGCCTACGACCCGACCAACGCCAACACTCAGTTCCTGTCGGGCATTCCCAACCCCAACACGCGCGATCCCTACACTCAGAGCTTCTTCCTGGGAATCCAGCGCGAGATCGCCAAGGACACGTCCTTCGAGATCAACTACGTGGGAACCCTGGGCCGCAAGCTGATCAAGGCGGAGTTCTTCAACCGCTTTACCGGCGACCGGCTGGGCGCGCCCTCGCCCGTCAACGGAGACTTCGCCGGCGACACCGGACTCAACCGCCTCAACCCCGGCTTCGGACGGCTGCGCTTCTGGGAGAATTCCGTCAACTCCAACTACCACGCTCTGCAATTGCAGATCGACCGCCGCTTCTCGGACGGATTCGCCTTCAATGCCAACTACACGTTCTCCAAGTCTCTGGATACGCGTTCCACCTGGCATAGCGGCGCCACCTCGTCGAACTTCAACGCCGACGGGTTCGCCCTCGACATCAACAACTTCGCCCTCGACTACGGACGCTCGATCTTCGACGCCCGCCATCGCTTCGTCAGCAACTTCATCTACGAAACGCCCTGGTTCAGGGACAGCGGCGGACTGCGCCGGGCTGTGCTGGGGGGATGGCAAGTCAACGGCGTCGTCACCCTGCAGTCGGGTCAACCTTTCACGCCCCACTACTCCACCAGCCGCCCCGCCGGCGGCGATTTCAACGCCGACGGCGAGAACAACGACCGCACCAATGTTCCCAGTTTCGGGAATTCGGTCGAGTTCGATCAGGATGACTGGAAGAGCGGGCCGGTGTTCAACGTCGGCGACTTCCCCCTCCCCACGCTTGGAACCAACGGGGACCTGGGACGCAACACCTTCCAAGGGCCGGGATTCGCCAACGTCGACTTCTCGCTCTTCAAGGAGTTCTCGCTGGACCGGCTGCTGACCGAAGAATCGCGTTTGGAGCTTCGTTTCGAGTTCTTCAACATCTTCAACCGCGCCAACTTCCTGCAACCCGAACCGCGGCTCAACAGCCTGCTCTTCGGCAGCGTGACCGATACCTTCGATGCACGCGAAATCCAGTTCGGACTGAAGGTGGTCTTCTAG
- a CDS encoding tetratricopeptide repeat protein — protein MSSDDLTVEQLESLLEREDLPQEQRLDVLDMLAGHYYDEDEYAKAAQYYRQGEELAPSGNAKAYFAGQMGICHYLLEQDERAYEALRAAKQMFDEQRGDDEQRNEEVYGMVLFFLGSYYEYVGENEQSLKTRLQALKVLDELDGEAQWMLLSGISRNHERMGEHEKAIEYNMQAISLISDNDPELAYLYESMAANYFELGEYDEALSYYSKVLKADPNFSNTEQVHRRIAACYSRLLDYRMALQSYRKLLEIKKLEADSSQSLAWLYAEIAHCLYHLKEHRKALEAVEQGLKQPVGENVELANLRSFLTSSNRYLGHHEEAVAEGEKTLKISSDFPLLREMLPNLALSYYELGRIEDFERNRELCNKRFPDSGWTKHLNKLKG, from the coding sequence ATGAGTTCAGACGATCTGACGGTTGAACAATTGGAGAGTTTGCTGGAGCGAGAGGACCTTCCGCAGGAGCAGCGGCTGGATGTCCTCGACATGCTGGCCGGGCACTATTACGACGAAGACGAATACGCCAAAGCCGCCCAATACTACCGTCAGGGAGAGGAGCTCGCGCCCAGCGGCAACGCCAAAGCCTACTTCGCCGGACAGATGGGGATTTGCCACTATCTGCTGGAGCAGGACGAAAGGGCCTACGAGGCTCTTCGGGCCGCCAAGCAGATGTTCGACGAGCAGCGAGGCGACGACGAACAGCGGAATGAAGAGGTCTACGGCATGGTGCTCTTCTTTCTGGGCTCCTACTACGAGTACGTGGGCGAAAACGAGCAGTCGCTGAAAACCCGTCTGCAAGCCCTCAAGGTGCTGGACGAGTTGGACGGCGAGGCTCAATGGATGCTGCTCTCGGGAATCAGCCGCAACCACGAGCGGATGGGCGAGCACGAAAAGGCCATCGAATACAACATGCAGGCCATCTCGCTGATCAGCGACAACGATCCCGAACTGGCCTACCTCTATGAAAGCATGGCCGCCAACTACTTCGAGTTGGGAGAGTACGACGAGGCTCTTTCCTACTACTCCAAGGTGCTCAAGGCCGATCCCAATTTTTCCAACACCGAGCAGGTCCACCGGCGCATCGCCGCCTGTTACAGCCGCCTGCTCGACTACCGCATGGCCTTGCAGTCTTACCGCAAGCTGCTGGAGATCAAGAAGCTGGAGGCCGATAGCAGCCAATCCTTGGCCTGGTTGTACGCTGAAATCGCCCATTGCCTCTATCATCTCAAGGAACATCGCAAAGCCCTGGAGGCGGTCGAGCAGGGACTCAAGCAGCCGGTGGGCGAGAATGTCGAATTGGCCAATCTGCGCAGCTTTCTGACCTCCAGCAACCGCTACCTGGGCCATCACGAGGAAGCCGTTGCGGAGGGCGAAAAGACGCTTAAGATCTCTTCCGATTTCCCCCTCCTCAGGGAAATGCTTCCCAATCTGGCCTTGAGCTATTACGAGTTGGGCCGCATCGAGGACTTCGAACGCAACCGCGAGTTGTGCAACAAGCGGTTTCCCGATTCCGGCTGGACCAAGCACCTCAACAAGCTCAAGGGTTAA
- a CDS encoding CCA tRNA nucleotidyltransferase has product MPDLRRLDPGLREGALSIVRRFRRHGHQALLAGGVVRDLLLGRKVEDVDIAVSATPEQIEALFPDTYDVGRQFGVILVRVDGISYEVTTFRMEGDYLDGRHPSSVSFSDARHDARRRDFTVNALFYDPFQHKVIDYVGGQEDLRLGVLRSVGRPERRFQEDKLRILRAIRFACRLGFDIEKETWRQVEAQAPHLTQVSWERIRDELIKMLTGPDASRGLLLMQQSGIMQVILPEVAAMEGVAQPPQFHPEGDVFTHTRLLFKMAGQVEDPALALAMLLHDVGKPPTYTVRERIRFDRHAEVGAEMAEEVARRLRLSNETRRQVVEMVRQHLRFMHVEKMRRSTLKRFLRLDLFDKHLTLHRWDCLASHGDLGTWEFCRRKLEEFAREPVRPQPLLDGNDLIEMGYRPGPLFKEILTRVEDLQLEGQLSEPSQARQWVTEHYAVS; this is encoded by the coding sequence ATGCCCGATCTGAGACGCCTCGATCCTGGACTGCGCGAGGGAGCGCTGAGCATCGTCCGCCGATTTCGCCGGCACGGGCATCAAGCGCTGCTGGCCGGAGGCGTGGTGCGCGATCTGCTGCTGGGCCGCAAGGTCGAGGACGTCGATATCGCGGTCTCGGCCACCCCCGAACAGATCGAGGCCCTCTTCCCCGATACCTACGACGTGGGACGTCAGTTCGGCGTCATCCTGGTGCGGGTGGACGGCATCAGCTACGAGGTCACCACCTTTCGGATGGAGGGCGACTACCTGGACGGGCGCCATCCTTCCAGCGTCTCTTTCAGCGACGCCCGCCATGACGCCCGGCGCCGCGACTTTACGGTCAACGCGCTCTTCTACGATCCTTTCCAGCACAAGGTCATCGACTACGTGGGGGGCCAGGAGGATCTGCGCCTCGGCGTGCTGCGCTCGGTGGGCCGGCCCGAGCGCCGCTTCCAGGAAGACAAGCTGCGCATCTTGCGGGCCATCCGCTTCGCCTGCCGCCTGGGATTCGACATTGAAAAAGAAACCTGGCGCCAGGTCGAAGCTCAGGCCCCCCACTTGACTCAGGTCAGTTGGGAGCGCATCCGTGACGAGTTGATCAAGATGCTGACCGGGCCGGACGCTTCGCGCGGACTGCTGCTCATGCAGCAGAGCGGGATCATGCAGGTGATCCTGCCCGAAGTGGCTGCCATGGAGGGGGTGGCCCAGCCTCCCCAGTTTCATCCCGAGGGAGACGTCTTCACCCATACCCGCCTGCTCTTCAAGATGGCGGGACAGGTCGAGGATCCGGCCCTGGCGCTGGCCATGCTGCTGCACGACGTGGGCAAGCCTCCCACCTACACGGTGCGCGAGCGCATCCGCTTCGATCGTCATGCCGAAGTGGGCGCCGAGATGGCCGAAGAGGTCGCCCGTCGCCTGCGCCTTTCCAACGAGACCCGCCGCCAGGTGGTCGAGATGGTGCGTCAGCACCTGCGCTTCATGCACGTCGAGAAGATGCGCCGCAGCACCCTCAAGCGCTTCCTGCGCCTGGATCTCTTCGACAAGCACCTGACCCTGCATCGCTGGGACTGCCTGGCCAGTCACGGCGATTTGGGGACCTGGGAGTTCTGCCGCCGCAAGCTGGAGGAATTCGCGCGGGAACCGGTGCGCCCCCAACCTCTGCTGGACGGAAACGACCTGATCGAGATGGGCTACCGTCCAGGACCGCTCTTCAAAGAGATCCTGACACGGGTGGAAGACCTGCAGTTGGAGGGCCAACTGAGCGAACCGTCCCAAGCCCGCCAATGGGTCACTGAACACTATGCTGTCAGTTAG
- a CDS encoding UvrD-helicase domain-containing protein: protein MSVPVYLDSSSLRPSPGDAQQRSQAILTEEHAFVWAGAGTGKTHTLTHRALYLLLRAPFLECFQRSHQEAAGVDLTALYRSRERSGRMGAARRVVRSLVLTTFTRKAAAEMQTRLHQYLGRVARLQEAELDDPPPKDVLLAQVVDQVLSELKSKGYQDPLERLRLGAGALSELAADMQISTLHSFAAGLLKRHPLQAAIAPGAHFAREDETDLSTLPRRLIDRWWNRCALSDSALQEDLRRVLEAVPVRQLEQWLEQTLFHPWLAQLDAGESENADQALRSLTEVVQQLHRHWPGKPSSRLEELTKRLYAVLHTAATPADRQSGDFDWSAVDPKALGRLLDFTERIAKSLFLDSSRRWKTLDKALQASPAHARRFFRTPSHLRRPLVARLLGTRLAPARDSLRRLLQHFEEWSRGAALRELKLVTFDDMIEKAVTLLREHPDIRRREQGRLAVLLVDEFQDTDPLQLHLIELLLRRSRKGRGPLGFFVGDRKQSIYRFRGVDLPALEAFFSRYQEIAGVPPREFQLTTSFRSLKPVLDFVNAFFQEQVPAAQSQESLQAFRRPRSAQPPAPGAGRAARDQMALPFQQGERPQWIYLRDQRPQGRGFSASEARRVTASQAVRTVGELCRQGYAYKEVSLLVRKERELDPILEALRHAGIPYVSTGARTFYRQAEVLDLLNLLIALHHPGDTLACAAVLRGPWVGLHDEALHGLLSLIEDGSLLHGEDPLPPELPDPARENVEALRDLVRQRRLQPTQDWLQQIRNRLPLEAYVSRHDHEGRSLVRMERLLDNYRLEVEQGSEPVLLWLLEQRQRADRGDRFDADLGEDVSISDDTLDAVRVLTIHKAKGLENRAVVVCGWHAVLEELKGDFPAGDPPLLDDFAAPGQRRRGEFLMPFGPLKVESAGYARALQEEKQHNRGEAMRLAYVAATRARDQLILICAQHCYSRPSPEMDEFLAQACQTAEQTGGRAELCGGTLHFRLLEAGQARSKKAPVARWELGEDYERLWQERRRRCRQWLQQPLWRSPTDELGRTPQEIRDPDPDWRLPDIAEDEAPMSEEDRGIRRRAGEIVHRWLEDWDGQAFPGRARLERELSSPGPAASRLPKEMEERSVERAVVSLLSFLQGEALDDQGRPLIRRFQSARVLAKELPVHLQYRREPWFGVVDLVLEEGETITAVDYKTGLRPRELPPHYRLQSELYGEALRRLFPQRRVGVEFWWLEGAGRQR from the coding sequence ATGAGCGTGCCCGTCTATTTGGACTCCTCCTCCCTCCGGCCCTCTCCGGGCGACGCGCAGCAGCGCAGCCAGGCCATCCTCACCGAGGAACACGCTTTCGTGTGGGCCGGCGCCGGCACCGGAAAGACCCACACCCTCACCCACAGGGCACTCTACCTGCTGCTGCGGGCTCCTTTCCTGGAGTGTTTTCAGCGCAGCCACCAGGAGGCGGCCGGAGTCGACCTGACGGCCCTCTACCGCAGCCGCGAGCGCAGCGGGCGCATGGGGGCCGCCCGCCGCGTGGTGCGTTCGCTGGTGCTGACCACCTTTACCCGCAAAGCGGCGGCGGAGATGCAAACCCGCCTCCACCAGTACCTGGGACGGGTGGCGCGCCTGCAGGAAGCCGAGCTGGACGATCCGCCTCCCAAGGACGTCTTGCTGGCCCAAGTCGTGGATCAGGTGCTCTCTGAGCTGAAAAGCAAGGGCTACCAAGACCCCCTGGAGAGGTTGCGCCTGGGGGCCGGAGCCTTGTCCGAACTGGCGGCCGACATGCAGATCTCGACCCTGCACAGCTTCGCCGCCGGACTGCTGAAGCGTCATCCCCTGCAGGCTGCCATCGCGCCGGGCGCCCACTTCGCACGCGAGGACGAGACCGACTTGTCCACGCTTCCCCGCCGCCTCATCGACCGCTGGTGGAACCGCTGTGCCCTCAGCGATTCCGCTTTGCAGGAAGATCTGAGGCGGGTGCTGGAGGCGGTTCCTGTCAGGCAACTTGAGCAATGGCTGGAGCAGACTCTGTTTCATCCCTGGCTGGCCCAGCTTGACGCCGGGGAGAGCGAAAATGCGGACCAGGCGCTGCGCAGTTTGACGGAGGTGGTGCAGCAGCTCCATCGCCATTGGCCCGGAAAGCCGTCGTCGCGGCTGGAGGAACTGACCAAACGGCTTTATGCCGTCCTCCACACGGCGGCCACTCCTGCCGACAGGCAATCCGGCGATTTCGACTGGAGCGCTGTCGACCCCAAGGCCTTGGGACGCTTGCTCGACTTCACCGAGCGCATCGCAAAGAGCCTTTTTCTCGACAGCTCCAGGCGCTGGAAGACCCTCGACAAGGCGTTGCAGGCCTCGCCCGCCCATGCCCGCCGCTTCTTCCGCACTCCCTCTCACCTGCGGCGTCCTCTGGTGGCGCGCCTGCTGGGCACCCGGCTGGCCCCGGCGCGGGACTCGCTGAGGCGCTTGCTGCAACACTTCGAGGAGTGGAGCCGCGGCGCCGCACTGCGCGAACTGAAGCTGGTGACCTTCGACGACATGATCGAAAAGGCCGTGACTCTGCTGCGGGAACACCCCGACATCCGCCGCCGCGAGCAAGGGCGCCTGGCCGTGTTGCTGGTGGACGAGTTCCAGGACACCGATCCCCTGCAACTGCACCTGATCGAGCTTCTGCTGCGCCGCTCCCGCAAGGGCCGCGGGCCGCTGGGATTCTTCGTGGGGGACCGCAAGCAGTCCATTTACCGCTTTCGGGGCGTCGACCTGCCCGCCCTGGAGGCTTTTTTCAGCCGCTACCAGGAGATAGCAGGCGTCCCACCGCGCGAGTTTCAGCTCACCACCAGCTTTCGCAGCCTCAAGCCGGTGCTCGACTTCGTCAACGCGTTTTTTCAGGAACAGGTGCCGGCCGCCCAGTCCCAGGAGAGTCTGCAGGCTTTCCGCCGTCCCCGCTCCGCCCAGCCGCCTGCTCCCGGCGCGGGCCGCGCCGCACGCGACCAGATGGCCCTGCCTTTCCAGCAGGGCGAACGTCCCCAGTGGATCTACCTGCGCGACCAGCGTCCTCAGGGGCGCGGTTTCAGCGCCTCCGAGGCTCGCCGGGTCACCGCCTCGCAGGCCGTCCGCACGGTGGGCGAATTGTGCCGCCAGGGCTACGCCTACAAGGAAGTCTCATTGCTGGTGCGCAAAGAGCGCGAACTCGATCCCATCCTCGAGGCCTTGCGTCACGCCGGCATCCCTTACGTCAGCACGGGCGCCCGCACCTTCTATCGCCAGGCCGAGGTGCTCGACCTGCTCAACCTCCTCATCGCCCTCCATCATCCGGGCGACACCTTGGCCTGCGCGGCGGTCTTGAGGGGGCCCTGGGTGGGGCTGCACGACGAGGCCCTCCACGGCCTGCTGAGCCTGATCGAAGACGGCAGCCTGCTGCATGGAGAAGATCCGCTGCCCCCCGAACTTCCGGACCCCGCCCGCGAGAACGTGGAGGCCCTGCGGGATCTGGTCCGGCAACGCCGCTTGCAGCCCACCCAGGACTGGTTGCAGCAGATCCGAAACCGGCTTCCGCTGGAGGCTTATGTCAGCCGCCACGACCACGAGGGACGCAGCCTGGTGCGCATGGAGCGGCTGCTCGACAACTACCGGCTGGAAGTCGAGCAGGGAAGCGAACCGGTGCTGTTGTGGCTGTTGGAACAGCGCCAGCGGGCCGACCGGGGAGACCGCTTCGATGCCGACCTGGGAGAGGACGTCAGCATTTCGGACGATACGCTCGATGCCGTGCGGGTCCTCACCATTCACAAGGCCAAGGGGCTGGAGAACCGCGCTGTTGTGGTGTGCGGATGGCACGCCGTGCTGGAAGAACTGAAAGGCGATTTTCCGGCAGGCGATCCGCCCCTGCTGGACGATTTCGCCGCCCCGGGGCAGCGACGGCGGGGCGAATTCCTCATGCCTTTCGGTCCTCTCAAGGTGGAGAGCGCCGGATACGCCCGGGCCCTGCAAGAGGAAAAGCAGCACAACCGGGGCGAGGCCATGAGGCTGGCCTACGTGGCCGCTACCCGGGCCCGCGACCAGCTCATTCTCATCTGCGCCCAGCACTGCTACTCGCGTCCCTCGCCCGAAATGGACGAATTCCTGGCTCAAGCCTGCCAGACAGCCGAGCAGACGGGAGGAAGGGCCGAGCTATGCGGCGGAACTCTGCATTTTCGTCTGCTGGAGGCCGGCCAGGCCCGCTCCAAGAAAGCCCCAGTGGCACGCTGGGAGCTGGGGGAAGACTACGAACGCCTCTGGCAGGAACGCCGCCGCCGCTGCCGCCAATGGCTGCAGCAGCCTCTCTGGCGCAGTCCCACCGACGAGTTGGGCCGCACCCCTCAAGAAATACGCGATCCCGACCCGGATTGGCGCCTGCCCGACATTGCCGAGGATGAAGCGCCGATGTCGGAGGAGGACCGTGGAATTCGCCGCCGGGCCGGTGAAATCGTCCACCGATGGCTGGAGGACTGGGACGGCCAGGCCTTCCCCGGGCGGGCCCGACTGGAGCGGGAACTGTCCTCTCCGGGCCCGGCCGCTTCCCGCTTGCCCAAGGAGATGGAAGAGCGGTCGGTGGAGCGGGCGGTCGTATCGCTCTTGTCCTTTTTGCAAGGAGAGGCACTCGACGATCAGGGCCGGCCGCTCATCCGGCGCTTTCAATCCGCCCGGGTGCTGGCCAAGGAACTGCCGGTCCACCTCCAGTACCGGAGAGAACCCTGGTTCGGGGTCGTCGACCTGGTCCTCGAAGAGGGAGAAACCATCACCGCCGTGGACTACAAAACCGGCCTCCGGCCTCGAGAGCTTCCGCCCCACTACCGGCTTCAGAGCGAGCTCTACGGAGAAGCCCTGCGCCGCCTCTTCCCCCAGCGCCGCGTGGGCGTCGAGTTCTGGTGGCTGGAGGGAGCCGGCCGGCAGCGTTAA